One region of Triticum aestivum cultivar Chinese Spring chromosome 6B, IWGSC CS RefSeq v2.1, whole genome shotgun sequence genomic DNA includes:
- the LOC123138931 gene encoding protein RESPONSE TO LOW SULFUR 1, with amino-acid sequence MADGGRRRPERGASEIWSGAGAPASTSRGIPCGWSADDGGHLLAFSFDADAPGRSAPRRCSWNVELEQEVALLRTELEAAQLRAEAAEEAEEQLCVQLREAKCETLELAHAYQGHVQELTAARSR; translated from the exons atggcggacggcggccggcggcgaccggAGAGGGGAGCGAGCGAGATCTGGTCGGGCGCGGGCG CGCCGGCGTCAACGTCAAGGGGCATACCCTGCGGCTGGAGCGCGGACGACGGCGGCCACCTGCTCGCCTTCTCCTTCGACGCCGACGCCCCCGGGAGGTCAGCCCCGAGGCGCTGCTCCTGGAATGTCGAGCTGGAGCAGGAGGTGGCGCTTCTGCGGACGGAGCTGGAAGCTGCGCAGCTGCGCGCCGAGGCAGCGGAGGAGGCCGAGGAGCAGCTGTGCGTGCAGCTCCGCGAGGCCAAGTGCGAGACCCTCGAGCTCGCGCACGCGTACCAAGGCCACGTCCAGGAGCTCACCGCCGCACGCAGCAGATAG